Proteins encoded in a region of the Paenibacillus sp. E222 genome:
- a CDS encoding YjcZ family sporulation protein codes for MSGVVEETRGGYGCGGYGYGGFTNTGAILVLFILLVIITKSFLC; via the coding sequence ATGTCTGGAGTAGTTGAAGAAACAAGAGGCGGTTATGGATGCGGCGGTTACGGTTACGGAGGATTTACAAATACAGGTGCCATTCTCGTTCTGTTTATCCTGCTCGTCATTATCACTAAATCGTTCCTCTGTTAG
- a CDS encoding pyridoxamine 5'-phosphate oxidase family protein — MRRKEFNVDEEQEMITFLAQCSFGFLGTVSPDGQPRVTPLNFVYMDGCFYFHGSLAGEKMKQIKQDSSVSFTVAEEFSLIPSYFSDPELACPATSFFKSVMAFGQAEPVQDLDIKGEVLQRFMEKLQPQGGYLPIDADDPRYKGNLKAVAVVRIVPERVTAKFKFGQNLSAERFDHISGELEQRNEGRDAETAEMMRKYCPFHQK, encoded by the coding sequence ATGAGAAGAAAAGAATTCAATGTAGATGAAGAGCAGGAAATGATAACATTTCTGGCCCAGTGCTCCTTTGGTTTTCTGGGAACGGTCAGTCCGGACGGGCAGCCGCGGGTGACACCGCTAAACTTTGTATATATGGACGGTTGTTTTTATTTTCACGGCAGTCTTGCCGGAGAGAAGATGAAGCAGATCAAGCAGGATTCCTCCGTCAGTTTTACCGTAGCAGAAGAGTTTTCCCTGATTCCATCTTATTTCAGTGATCCCGAGTTAGCTTGTCCGGCAACGTCTTTTTTCAAAAGTGTAATGGCATTCGGACAGGCAGAGCCGGTTCAGGATCTGGATATCAAGGGCGAGGTTCTGCAACGTTTTATGGAGAAACTCCAGCCGCAGGGCGGATATCTCCCCATTGATGCAGATGATCCCCGCTACAAGGGTAATCTCAAAGCCGTGGCTGTGGTCCGCATTGTTCCTGAACGGGTCACTGCCAAATTCAAATTTGGACAGAACCTCTCGGCTGAACGCTTTGATCATATTAGCGGTGAACTGGAACAGCGTAACGAAGGACGCGATGCTGAAACTGCCGAAATGATGCGGAAATACTGTCCTTTTCATCAGAAATAA
- a CDS encoding aminotransferase class I/II-fold pyridoxal phosphate-dependent enzyme has translation MNPLAEQLNESIQAGSSHVYSMLSQLGKEIYFPKEGILSQSAEAASLAKTYNATIGIALEDGVPMHLAVIQDKLSAYQPKDLYPYAPPAGKPELRTVWRDKMLKETPSLEGKTFGNPIVTNALTHGLSIVADLFAEEGDAVIYPDKNWENYELTFGIRRHGELVHYPLFDDQLNFNSAGLLEALLAQKDKGKAIVLLNFPNNPTGYTPGAEEADAIVDTIRQAAEAGVNVVAVTDDAYFGLFFEDSIHESLFGKLANLHPRVLTVKVDGATKEEFVWGFRVGFITYAHEDAAVLHALEQKTLGIIRATISSGPHPSQTFVLDALKAPEFEAQKLEKFEIMKGRANKVKAILDSGKYGEVWDYYPFNSGYFMCLKLKDVGAEQLRTHLLQQYGVGTIALGEADLRIAFSCIEESGLEDLFDTIYRGVLDLQTT, from the coding sequence ATGAATCCACTGGCTGAACAGTTGAACGAAAGTATTCAGGCAGGCAGCAGTCACGTCTACTCCATGCTGTCGCAGCTCGGCAAAGAAATCTATTTTCCAAAAGAAGGTATCTTGAGTCAGTCTGCTGAAGCAGCAAGTCTGGCCAAAACCTACAATGCTACGATTGGTATTGCTCTGGAGGACGGTGTGCCGATGCACTTAGCTGTTATTCAGGATAAGCTGTCCGCATACCAACCGAAGGATTTGTACCCTTACGCTCCGCCTGCAGGGAAGCCTGAGTTGCGGACCGTATGGAGAGACAAGATGCTGAAGGAAACACCTTCCCTTGAAGGTAAAACGTTTGGTAACCCCATTGTGACTAACGCATTAACGCATGGACTGAGTATCGTAGCCGACCTGTTCGCCGAAGAAGGGGACGCTGTTATATATCCGGATAAAAACTGGGAAAATTATGAGCTGACCTTTGGAATTCGTCGCCACGGCGAGTTAGTTCATTATCCCCTGTTCGATGATCAATTGAATTTCAACAGTGCAGGCCTGCTCGAAGCGTTGCTTGCGCAGAAGGACAAAGGCAAAGCCATCGTGCTGCTGAACTTCCCGAACAACCCGACAGGTTATACGCCTGGAGCGGAAGAAGCAGATGCAATCGTGGACACGATCCGTCAAGCGGCTGAGGCTGGTGTGAACGTCGTTGCTGTGACAGATGATGCCTACTTTGGTCTCTTCTTCGAAGATTCCATTCACGAATCCCTGTTTGGCAAGCTGGCGAACCTTCACCCACGCGTGCTGACTGTCAAAGTTGACGGTGCTACGAAGGAAGAATTCGTATGGGGCTTCCGCGTTGGATTCATCACGTACGCCCATGAAGATGCTGCGGTTCTCCATGCTCTGGAGCAAAAAACACTCGGTATTATCCGGGCAACCATCTCCAGTGGCCCTCATCCTTCCCAAACGTTTGTGCTGGATGCGCTGAAAGCACCTGAGTTTGAAGCACAGAAGCTGGAGAAGTTTGAAATCATGAAAGGCCGCGCCAACAAAGTAAAAGCCATTCTCGATAGCGGTAAATACGGTGAAGTATGGGATTACTATCCGTTCAACTCCGGTTACTTCATGTGCCTGAAGCTGAAGGATGTGGGCGCAGAGCAGCTCCGGACCCATTTGCTGCAGCAATACGGCGTAGGTACCATCGCGCTGGGTGAAGCTGATCTGCGAATTGCCTTCTCCTGTATTGAAGAATCCGGACTGGAAGATTTGTTCGATACGATCTATCGTGGCGTTTTGGATCTACAGACTACTTAA
- a CDS encoding ABC transporter ATP-binding protein, which yields MDNVQPTVLKINGLSGGYSAKRPVLHGIDLEVGRGEMVGLIGLNGAGKSTTMKHILGLMTPQQGEVRVMGKKRDEDPQVYQSAMAFVPESPELYDEMTVMEHLEFTARAYGVSEADFKKRTEKLLDLFRMNEKSTSLSTHLSKGMRQKVMIMCAFVAGPPLYIIDEPFLGLDPLGIRSLLDFMLEMKASGSSILLSSHILSTIENYCDRFIVLHRGQVIAQGTLNELRTQFGESDATLEHMFYSLVQGRD from the coding sequence ATGGATAACGTTCAACCAACCGTACTGAAAATCAACGGGCTAAGCGGAGGATACAGTGCCAAGCGGCCAGTCCTCCACGGCATCGATCTGGAAGTTGGACGCGGAGAAATGGTCGGACTGATCGGATTAAACGGTGCTGGAAAAAGTACTACAATGAAGCATATTTTAGGATTGATGACCCCTCAGCAGGGAGAAGTGCGAGTCATGGGCAAGAAGCGTGACGAAGACCCACAGGTATATCAATCCGCCATGGCCTTTGTACCGGAATCACCTGAACTGTACGACGAGATGACGGTCATGGAGCATCTGGAGTTTACGGCCAGAGCCTATGGTGTTTCTGAGGCTGATTTCAAAAAGCGTACGGAGAAACTGCTGGACTTGTTCCGCATGAATGAGAAAAGTACAAGTCTGTCGACCCACCTGTCCAAAGGGATGCGGCAAAAGGTCATGATCATGTGTGCTTTTGTGGCAGGTCCGCCACTCTATATCATTGATGAGCCTTTCCTGGGACTTGACCCCCTCGGAATCCGCTCTTTGCTTGATTTTATGCTTGAAATGAAGGCTTCGGGATCATCCATTCTGCTCAGTTCACATATTCTGTCCACCATTGAAAATTACTGTGACCGTTTTATTGTCCTGCACCGAGGACAGGTCATTGCTCAAGGGACGCTGAATGAGCTGCGTACTCAATTCGGGGAATCGGATGCCACGTTGGAGCATATGTTCTATTCCCTTGTACAAGGCAGGGATTAA
- a CDS encoding ABC transporter permease → MDLKQLWKQRRTGFWNGILPYLGYVIQSGVAMVFLFLVIAFSAWYTSFVQHIPAGFPIRWITLLLLAPLVLFSSYRTYLHPADIVFLRPQEYRMHEYLKNSFARGMIYKTLGMLLVFVTLWPLYVRADQDARPFGWFILLLLLWKGLSSYGAWQELRMVQIGAARGYRLLRWALAVLAIAAWLWQPPQRSIWFLLLLAVVYIVALRIPLKHRVSWDRLIQVEQGQAGRVMRTLGWFVDVPSSGQKVSSRRWLSKWGSGLPWNAGKAYRYLITKTFIRTEVFSIVVRLVVLGMLLSWWTAGSYFGIGVYLFFLLLVGVQLGALRRSHSESFWIMIYPISGESRRSQVLGFISNLHALAALFMWLPMLAAGWSGLSMTGAALVLGVLVIYLMRRSQGNKWLKEEEDE, encoded by the coding sequence ATGGATCTCAAGCAGCTATGGAAGCAAAGACGCACGGGATTCTGGAATGGAATTCTTCCTTATCTGGGTTATGTCATTCAGAGCGGCGTAGCCATGGTGTTCTTATTTCTCGTCATTGCGTTCTCCGCCTGGTATACATCGTTTGTACAGCACATCCCGGCGGGATTTCCGATTCGTTGGATTACGTTGCTGCTGCTGGCACCACTGGTGCTGTTTAGCAGTTATCGTACATATCTGCATCCGGCAGACATCGTATTTTTACGTCCGCAGGAATATCGGATGCACGAATATCTGAAAAACAGCTTCGCTCGTGGCATGATTTATAAAACCTTGGGTATGCTGCTCGTATTTGTAACGTTATGGCCGCTCTATGTTCGAGCAGATCAGGATGCAAGGCCATTTGGCTGGTTTATCCTGCTTCTCCTGTTGTGGAAAGGGCTATCGAGCTATGGGGCTTGGCAAGAACTGCGCATGGTGCAAATCGGCGCCGCCAGAGGATATCGTTTGCTTCGATGGGCATTGGCTGTACTGGCGATTGCCGCCTGGTTGTGGCAGCCTCCACAGCGCAGCATCTGGTTCCTGCTGCTGCTGGCCGTCGTTTATATCGTTGCCCTGCGTATCCCTCTGAAACATCGGGTTTCATGGGACCGTCTCATTCAGGTGGAGCAGGGCCAGGCTGGCCGAGTGATGCGCACGCTAGGATGGTTCGTCGATGTACCTTCATCAGGCCAAAAAGTAAGTTCTCGCCGCTGGCTCAGCAAATGGGGGAGTGGTCTCCCGTGGAATGCAGGGAAAGCTTATCGCTATCTGATTACCAAAACGTTCATCCGAACTGAAGTGTTCTCCATCGTTGTGCGCTTGGTTGTACTGGGCATGCTGCTGTCCTGGTGGACGGCAGGCAGTTATTTCGGTATTGGTGTATACCTGTTCTTCCTGCTGCTTGTGGGTGTGCAGCTGGGTGCGCTGCGACGCAGTCATAGTGAATCGTTCTGGATTATGATTTATCCCATCTCGGGAGAGAGTCGTCGCTCCCAGGTACTGGGATTCATTTCGAATCTGCATGCACTGGCTGCCTTGTTTATGTGGCTGCCGATGCTGGCTGCGGGATGGAGTGGACTGAGCATGACCGGAGCAGCATTGGTCCTTGGTGTGCTGGTCATCTACTTAATGCGACGTTCTCAGGGCAACAAGTGGTTGAAGGAAGAAGAGGATGAATGA
- a CDS encoding DEAD/DEAH box helicase: protein MTNQTFASIGVEQDLEAVLARHGINEPSPVQAQTIPVILEGRDVVSKSQTGTGKTLAYLLPLLQSIKSDVKGTQKLIIAPTQELAMQIVREAQRYGEERKIGVLGLIGGAAVKRQIEKLREHPELVVGTPGRLKELITLKKLKMHNVSTIVIDEADQVFQLGGVSDVDFVLRSALRDRQLIFLSATIDEHTAGLAKREMKEPVQIGIEPDRATAAGLEHFYFVEENRNKIDMLRRLVRQYNPDRAIVFVNATEDIGEVEAKMNHLGFSAAALYGDADKVTRSNVLSAFRNGKLQLLIASEVAARGLDIEGLPMVINYDPAFDSEHYVHRAGRTGRMGRSGIVLSIVDETQIFIMRKFARELGIELPERVLFGGKVLEADPRPDTRPEGHSFSRKPGQSRDRKPGQASRNGGARTAASNQRPGGGKPAGNTGRTERDQDRKNKGAPKWSKGKEPRSEE from the coding sequence ATGACGAATCAAACATTTGCTTCAATTGGCGTAGAACAGGATCTTGAGGCTGTACTCGCCAGACATGGCATCAACGAACCTTCACCGGTACAGGCACAGACGATCCCGGTTATTTTGGAAGGTCGCGATGTGGTTTCGAAATCTCAGACGGGAACAGGCAAGACGCTCGCTTATCTGCTGCCACTGCTGCAATCCATTAAAAGTGACGTAAAAGGGACACAGAAGCTCATCATAGCTCCTACTCAAGAGCTGGCGATGCAGATTGTCCGCGAGGCACAGCGCTATGGAGAAGAACGCAAAATTGGCGTTCTGGGGTTAATTGGCGGCGCAGCTGTAAAACGTCAGATCGAGAAGCTGCGTGAACACCCGGAACTGGTCGTGGGTACACCAGGACGACTGAAGGAATTGATCACGCTGAAAAAGCTGAAAATGCACAACGTCTCCACGATCGTTATTGACGAGGCAGATCAGGTATTCCAGCTCGGCGGGGTAAGTGATGTGGACTTCGTATTGCGCAGTGCCCTGCGCGACCGTCAGCTCATTTTCCTGTCAGCGACGATCGATGAACATACTGCAGGACTTGCGAAGCGGGAGATGAAAGAGCCGGTACAGATCGGAATCGAACCGGACCGGGCAACTGCGGCGGGACTGGAGCATTTTTATTTTGTGGAAGAAAATCGCAACAAAATTGATATGCTTCGCCGTCTGGTTAGACAGTATAACCCGGATCGCGCCATCGTCTTTGTGAATGCTACCGAGGATATTGGCGAGGTTGAAGCGAAAATGAATCACCTTGGATTCTCCGCAGCTGCACTGTATGGAGATGCCGACAAGGTGACCCGCAGCAACGTGCTATCCGCTTTCCGTAACGGGAAACTGCAGCTGCTGATCGCGAGCGAGGTTGCAGCCAGAGGACTGGATATTGAAGGTTTACCGATGGTCATTAACTATGACCCTGCATTTGATTCGGAACACTATGTTCACCGTGCAGGAAGAACAGGTCGTATGGGTCGCAGCGGTATCGTGTTGTCGATCGTGGACGAAACGCAAATTTTCATTATGCGCAAGTTTGCGCGGGAACTTGGAATCGAATTGCCGGAACGTGTATTGTTCGGGGGGAAAGTGCTGGAGGCTGATCCGCGTCCGGATACGCGGCCTGAAGGACATTCTTTCTCCAGAAAACCAGGACAATCCCGGGATCGTAAACCTGGTCAGGCCAGCCGCAATGGCGGCGCCAGAACGGCTGCTTCGAATCAACGTCCGGGGGGCGGCAAGCCAGCTGGCAATACAGGCAGAACAGAACGGGACCAGGATCGCAAGAACAAGGGCGCTCCCAAATGGAGCAAAGGTAAAGAGCCACGCTCTGAAGAATAA
- a CDS encoding helveticin J family class III bacteriocin, with the protein MFKNRSLSLKKRKWKITTSFVLALLLFGLSVLPAMAASPGKTVNASAKLAYHLKGLKHDRVVQKAYIADKYVYVTQRVDGTCHLSRLLIKGSDAVYVDKMTITNSGHCQTLDMYTYNGSNYFYFSSKADPSEPEFWSLQVARLQYAAGKTVDYTDLHRFTYMNYANKTGSKLGETRRVDGGGNSNYTVFRVQTKDKTTVTWSIYDTVALNKLLDNNKQVRMDSAAAVKAAVSSFTQSGSGIIRPNGSFQGVDLLGKTQIFTSGGGEGETPQIAKISSSGAYQSLVKITNVGKHEIEGVQTKNGNVYFTIVTDPGNKANGQKIYYVPDSIF; encoded by the coding sequence ATGTTTAAGAATCGATCCTTGAGCTTAAAGAAAAGAAAATGGAAAATAACAACATCTTTTGTTCTTGCACTACTGTTATTTGGCTTGTCTGTTCTGCCTGCAATGGCCGCATCTCCGGGAAAAACCGTAAACGCCTCGGCAAAACTGGCATACCATCTCAAAGGACTCAAGCATGACCGTGTTGTGCAAAAGGCATACATCGCGGATAAATACGTGTACGTTACGCAACGTGTGGACGGGACATGTCACCTCTCCAGATTACTCATAAAGGGCAGCGACGCTGTATACGTGGATAAAATGACCATCACGAACAGCGGTCATTGCCAAACGCTGGATATGTATACGTACAATGGGTCCAATTATTTTTATTTTAGTTCAAAAGCCGATCCTTCGGAACCTGAATTTTGGTCACTACAGGTAGCCAGACTGCAATACGCGGCAGGCAAAACCGTGGATTATACCGATCTACATCGGTTCACGTATATGAATTACGCCAACAAAACCGGTTCGAAATTGGGTGAAACCCGGCGTGTGGACGGAGGCGGCAATAGCAATTATACCGTTTTTCGCGTACAAACGAAGGACAAAACCACCGTCACCTGGTCCATTTATGACACGGTCGCTTTAAACAAACTTCTGGATAATAACAAGCAGGTTCGAATGGACAGCGCAGCTGCGGTGAAGGCCGCTGTTTCCAGCTTCACGCAGTCGGGCAGTGGCATTATCAGACCCAACGGATCGTTTCAGGGAGTAGACCTGCTGGGCAAAACGCAAATATTTACATCAGGCGGGGGAGAAGGGGAAACTCCTCAGATTGCCAAGATTTCAAGTTCAGGTGCTTACCAATCCCTTGTGAAAATAACAAATGTCGGGAAACATGAAATTGAGGGCGTACAGACCAAGAACGGGAACGTATACTTCACCATCGTTACCGATCCAGGCAATAAAGCGAACGGGCAGAAAATATACTACGTTCCCGATAGCATTTTCTAA